A DNA window from Camelina sativa cultivar DH55 chromosome 13, Cs, whole genome shotgun sequence contains the following coding sequences:
- the LOC104734490 gene encoding charged multivesicular body protein 5: MKRIFGAKNNKEPPPSIQDASDRINKRGESVEDKVKRLDAELCKYKEQIKRTRPGPAQEAIKARAMRVLKQKKMYEGQRDMLYNQTFNLDQVSFAAEGLKDAQQTMTALKSANKELKGMMKTVKIQDIDNLQDDMMDLMDESSEIQETLGRSYNVPDDIDEDDLMGELDALEADMGNETEADGVPSYLQPDKEPDLTDELNLPAAPMGHTGAPPGRAQAEDEWGLPAVPRASLRG; encoded by the exons ATGAAGAGAATCTTTGGTGCGAAGAACAACAAAGAGCCTCCACCGTCTATTCAAGATGCCTCTGATCGg ATCAATAAAAGAGGAGAGTCAGTAGAAGATAAAGTAAAGAGGCTTGATGCTGAGCTTTGCAAATACAAGGAACAGATCAAAAGGACTAGACCTGGTCCTGCTCAAGAAGCTATCAAAGCTCGTGCTATGAGAGTTCTcaagcaaaagaagat GTATGAAGGGCAACGTGACATGCTCTATAATCAGACTTTCAACCTTGATCAAGTTTCTTTTGCTGCTGAAGGCCTCAAAGATGCTCAACAAACT atGACAGCGCTTAAATCTGCTAACAAGGAGTTGAAAGGAATGATGAAAACCGTCAAGATTCAAGATATAGAT AATTTGCAAGATGATATGATGGACTTAATGGATGAGAGTTCTGAGATTCAAGAGACACTGGGTAGGAGCTACAATGTTCCTGATGACATTGACGAAGATGACCTCATGGGTG AGCTTGATGCTCTAGAAGCTGACATGGGAAACGAGACTGAAGCAGACGGCGTGCCTTCTTATCTCCAACCCGATAAAGAACCGGATCTTACTGATGAACTCAACTTACCTGCAGCACCAATGGGGCATACAGGAGCTCCACCTGGACGAGCTCAA GCTGAGGATGAATGGGGATTACCGGCAGTACCACGTGCATCACTTCGGGGctaa
- the LOC104734491 gene encoding uncharacterized protein LOC104734491 isoform X2, whose protein sequence is MRWPPWLPLFAVKFDVIVVVHKMEGLLDSSDGDGDDTDHQRCGTTTTTTRKRPVVEIKWKGPKSVTLKRSLVRNLTEEGGFRGDGVVEWNEEFKRVCEFSVYKEGSFLPWLVSFTVFNGLNQGSKEKVGSFGKASLNIAEYFSLMKEDDVQVKVPLKNSGSSSSSSSVRSPCLHISLQFSLKESLPERQRSALPVLWSPLSTEAEKAESVVKVGLRKMKSFNHCMSNPHASEKECEKEGSSGSGSEGKSPERNLDSDSTYPFDTDSLDEGDAADESEENESGIADPVNYKTLRYANWARGSFHADTNPEDEDLIYYTHRNPLAETGHCGNEVSSDVVILEQTKGQMSKKRMLSWKKRKLSFRSPKQKGEPLIKKDCLEDGGDDIDFDRRQLSSSDESNSDWYRSDDSIKKPLSQFGDDDFVVGSWETKEIISRDGLMKLTAQVFLASIDQRSERAAGESACTALVAVMANWLGSNRDIIPTRSEFDSLIREGSSEWRNMCENEEYRERFPDKHFDLETVVQAKIRPICVVPEKSFIGFFHPEEEEEGKEDANLDFLKGVMSFDSIWEEIMKQEPEESASEPVIYIVSWNDHFFVLLVNHDAYYIIDTLGERLYEGCSQAYVLKFDKDAEIQRLVPVLENKKQGGKDKSEQAERSKESDEEQEEEEEEEEVVCRGKESCREYIKSFLAAIPIQQVKADMKKGLVSSLHHRLQIELHYTKHLAHHDNHQPNYQIESCATEETVTVAWSLGNSGGFGCEMAELLGVKV, encoded by the exons ATGCGGTGGCCACCGTGGCTTCCTCTCTTCGCCGTCAAATTCGACGTGATCGTCGTTGTTCACAAGATGGAGGGTTTGTTGGATTCTTCCGATGGTGACGGCGATGATACTGATCATCAGCGATGTgggacgacgacgacgacgacgaggaAGAGACCTGTGGTTGAGATCAAGTGGAAAGGACCTAAATCGGTTACTCTCAAACGCTCCCTTGTACGGAATTTAACCGAAGAAGGTGGGTTTCGCGGCGACGGCGTCGTTGAGTGGAACGAAGAGTTTAAGAGGGTTTGTGAATTCTCTGTTTACAAGGAAGGATCGTTTCTTCCATGGCTCGTTTCTTTCACAGTCTTCAAT GGACTGAATCAAGGATCAAAGGAGAAAGTTGGTAGCTTTGGAAAGGCATCACTGAACATTGCAGAGTACTTTTCATTGatgaaagaagatgatgttcaAGTCAAAGTTCCTCTGAAGAATAGtggctcatcatcatcatcatcatctgtgcGAAGTCCATGTCTTCAT ATATCCCTTCAGTTTTCCCTTAAAGAATCATTGCCTGAAAGACAGAGATCTGCTCTTCCTGTTCTATGGTCTCCTCTTTCTACTGAAGCTGAGAAAGCTGAGTCTGTTGTAAAAGTAGGCCTGAGAAAGATGAAATCCTTCAACCATTGCATGTCTAATCCCCACGCATCGGAAAAGGAGTGTGAGAAAGAGGGAAGCAGCGGAAGCGGAAGTGAAGGCAAAAGTCCAGAGCGAAATCTTGATTCTGACTCTACTTATCCTTTTGACACAGATTCTCTAGATGAAGGTGATGCTGCCGATGAATCAGAAGAGAATGAAAGCGGCATTGCTGATCCAGTTAATTACAAAACACTTCGATATGCTAATTGGGCTAGAGGCTCATTTCATGCTGATACAAACCCTGAAGACGAGGATTTGATATATTACACCCACCGCAATCCATTAGCAGAGACAGGACATTGCGGTAATGAGGTTTCGAGTGATGTAGTAATCTTGGAGCAGACGAAAGGACAAATGTCTAAGAAGAGAATGTTATcttggaagaagagaaaactcagTTTTAGATCTCCTAAACAGAAAGGCGAACCTCTTATTAAGAAGGATTGTCTTgaagatggtggtgatgatatCGATTTTGACCGCAGACAACTGAGTTCATCCGATGAGTCTAACTCTGAT TGGTATAGGTCTGATGATTCAATCAAGAAGCCATTATCCCAGTTTGGAGATGATGATTTCGTTGTTGGTAGTTGGGAAACCAAAGAGATTATAAGCCGTGATGGGCTGATGAAACTCACGGCTCAAGTATTTCTCGCATCAATCGATCAGAGAAGCGAGAGAGCTGCTGGAGAAAGCGCATGCACAGCCTTAGTTGCAGTGATGGCAAATTGGTTAGGTTCCAACAGAGACATAATCCCAACAAGGTCAGAGTTTGACAGTCTTATCCGAGAAGGATCATCCGAGTGGAGAAACATGTGTGAAAACGAGGAATACAGGGAACGGTTTCCAGACAAACATTTCGATCTCGAGACAGTTGTACAGGCAAAAATCAGACCAATCTGTGTAGTCCCTGAGAAATCATTCATCGGGTTCTTCCatccagaggaagaagaagaaggaaaagaagacgcTAATCTAGATTTTCTGAAAGGTGTAATGTCCTTTGACAGTATCTGGGAAGAGATCATGAAACAAGAACCAGAAGAGTCGGCAAGCGAACCTGTGATCTACATTGTAAGCTGGAATGATCATTTCTTCGTACTCCTCGTGAACCATGATGCTTATTACATCATAGACACGCTTGGAGAGAGGCTCTATGAGGGTTGCAGCCAAGCGTATGTCTTGAAATTTGACAAAGATGCAGAGATCCAAAGACTAGTACCCGTCctagaaaacaagaaacaaggtggTAAGGACAAGTCTGAGCAAGCCGAAAGATCAAAAGAATCAGatgaagagcaagaagaagaagaagaagaagaagaggtagtGTGTAGAGGTAAAGAGTCATGTAGAGAGTATATAAAGAGCTTTCTGGCGGCGATTCCAATTCAGCAAGTGAAAGCTGATATGAAGAAAGGACTGGTTTCATCTTTGCACCACCGTCTTCAAATTGAGCTTCACTACACGAAACACCTTGCTCATCACGATAACCACCAACCCAATTATCAGATAGAATCATGTGCAACCGAAGAAACTGTGACAGTGGCTTGGTCGTTGGGCAATAGTGGTGGGTTTGGCTGCGAGATGGCTGAGCTTTTGGGGGTAAAGGTTTAA
- the LOC104734491 gene encoding uncharacterized protein LOC104734491 isoform X1, which translates to MVVKMKQIMRWPPWLPLFAVKFDVIVVVHKMEGLLDSSDGDGDDTDHQRCGTTTTTTRKRPVVEIKWKGPKSVTLKRSLVRNLTEEGGFRGDGVVEWNEEFKRVCEFSVYKEGSFLPWLVSFTVFNGLNQGSKEKVGSFGKASLNIAEYFSLMKEDDVQVKVPLKNSGSSSSSSSVRSPCLHISLQFSLKESLPERQRSALPVLWSPLSTEAEKAESVVKVGLRKMKSFNHCMSNPHASEKECEKEGSSGSGSEGKSPERNLDSDSTYPFDTDSLDEGDAADESEENESGIADPVNYKTLRYANWARGSFHADTNPEDEDLIYYTHRNPLAETGHCGNEVSSDVVILEQTKGQMSKKRMLSWKKRKLSFRSPKQKGEPLIKKDCLEDGGDDIDFDRRQLSSSDESNSDWYRSDDSIKKPLSQFGDDDFVVGSWETKEIISRDGLMKLTAQVFLASIDQRSERAAGESACTALVAVMANWLGSNRDIIPTRSEFDSLIREGSSEWRNMCENEEYRERFPDKHFDLETVVQAKIRPICVVPEKSFIGFFHPEEEEEGKEDANLDFLKGVMSFDSIWEEIMKQEPEESASEPVIYIVSWNDHFFVLLVNHDAYYIIDTLGERLYEGCSQAYVLKFDKDAEIQRLVPVLENKKQGGKDKSEQAERSKESDEEQEEEEEEEEVVCRGKESCREYIKSFLAAIPIQQVKADMKKGLVSSLHHRLQIELHYTKHLAHHDNHQPNYQIESCATEETVTVAWSLGNSGGFGCEMAELLGVKV; encoded by the exons ATGGTTGTGAAAATGAAACAGATCATGCGGTGGCCACCGTGGCTTCCTCTCTTCGCCGTCAAATTCGACGTGATCGTCGTTGTTCACAAGATGGAGGGTTTGTTGGATTCTTCCGATGGTGACGGCGATGATACTGATCATCAGCGATGTgggacgacgacgacgacgacgaggaAGAGACCTGTGGTTGAGATCAAGTGGAAAGGACCTAAATCGGTTACTCTCAAACGCTCCCTTGTACGGAATTTAACCGAAGAAGGTGGGTTTCGCGGCGACGGCGTCGTTGAGTGGAACGAAGAGTTTAAGAGGGTTTGTGAATTCTCTGTTTACAAGGAAGGATCGTTTCTTCCATGGCTCGTTTCTTTCACAGTCTTCAAT GGACTGAATCAAGGATCAAAGGAGAAAGTTGGTAGCTTTGGAAAGGCATCACTGAACATTGCAGAGTACTTTTCATTGatgaaagaagatgatgttcaAGTCAAAGTTCCTCTGAAGAATAGtggctcatcatcatcatcatcatctgtgcGAAGTCCATGTCTTCAT ATATCCCTTCAGTTTTCCCTTAAAGAATCATTGCCTGAAAGACAGAGATCTGCTCTTCCTGTTCTATGGTCTCCTCTTTCTACTGAAGCTGAGAAAGCTGAGTCTGTTGTAAAAGTAGGCCTGAGAAAGATGAAATCCTTCAACCATTGCATGTCTAATCCCCACGCATCGGAAAAGGAGTGTGAGAAAGAGGGAAGCAGCGGAAGCGGAAGTGAAGGCAAAAGTCCAGAGCGAAATCTTGATTCTGACTCTACTTATCCTTTTGACACAGATTCTCTAGATGAAGGTGATGCTGCCGATGAATCAGAAGAGAATGAAAGCGGCATTGCTGATCCAGTTAATTACAAAACACTTCGATATGCTAATTGGGCTAGAGGCTCATTTCATGCTGATACAAACCCTGAAGACGAGGATTTGATATATTACACCCACCGCAATCCATTAGCAGAGACAGGACATTGCGGTAATGAGGTTTCGAGTGATGTAGTAATCTTGGAGCAGACGAAAGGACAAATGTCTAAGAAGAGAATGTTATcttggaagaagagaaaactcagTTTTAGATCTCCTAAACAGAAAGGCGAACCTCTTATTAAGAAGGATTGTCTTgaagatggtggtgatgatatCGATTTTGACCGCAGACAACTGAGTTCATCCGATGAGTCTAACTCTGAT TGGTATAGGTCTGATGATTCAATCAAGAAGCCATTATCCCAGTTTGGAGATGATGATTTCGTTGTTGGTAGTTGGGAAACCAAAGAGATTATAAGCCGTGATGGGCTGATGAAACTCACGGCTCAAGTATTTCTCGCATCAATCGATCAGAGAAGCGAGAGAGCTGCTGGAGAAAGCGCATGCACAGCCTTAGTTGCAGTGATGGCAAATTGGTTAGGTTCCAACAGAGACATAATCCCAACAAGGTCAGAGTTTGACAGTCTTATCCGAGAAGGATCATCCGAGTGGAGAAACATGTGTGAAAACGAGGAATACAGGGAACGGTTTCCAGACAAACATTTCGATCTCGAGACAGTTGTACAGGCAAAAATCAGACCAATCTGTGTAGTCCCTGAGAAATCATTCATCGGGTTCTTCCatccagaggaagaagaagaaggaaaagaagacgcTAATCTAGATTTTCTGAAAGGTGTAATGTCCTTTGACAGTATCTGGGAAGAGATCATGAAACAAGAACCAGAAGAGTCGGCAAGCGAACCTGTGATCTACATTGTAAGCTGGAATGATCATTTCTTCGTACTCCTCGTGAACCATGATGCTTATTACATCATAGACACGCTTGGAGAGAGGCTCTATGAGGGTTGCAGCCAAGCGTATGTCTTGAAATTTGACAAAGATGCAGAGATCCAAAGACTAGTACCCGTCctagaaaacaagaaacaaggtggTAAGGACAAGTCTGAGCAAGCCGAAAGATCAAAAGAATCAGatgaagagcaagaagaagaagaagaagaagaagaggtagtGTGTAGAGGTAAAGAGTCATGTAGAGAGTATATAAAGAGCTTTCTGGCGGCGATTCCAATTCAGCAAGTGAAAGCTGATATGAAGAAAGGACTGGTTTCATCTTTGCACCACCGTCTTCAAATTGAGCTTCACTACACGAAACACCTTGCTCATCACGATAACCACCAACCCAATTATCAGATAGAATCATGTGCAACCGAAGAAACTGTGACAGTGGCTTGGTCGTTGGGCAATAGTGGTGGGTTTGGCTGCGAGATGGCTGAGCTTTTGGGGGTAAAGGTTTAA
- the LOC104734492 gene encoding calcium-dependent protein kinase 1-like — protein sequence MGNTCVGPSRNGFLQSVSAAMWRPRDGDDSASVSNGDISSRPVSGELRSSLSDDVQNKPPEQVTMPKPGANIETMDREIRLEVKPEVQEETKPETKPETKPEAKPDPTAKPKKPKHMKRVSSAGLRTESVLQRKTENFKEFYSLGRKLGQGQFGTTFLCVEKTTGKEFACKSIAKRKLLTDEDVEDVRREIQIMHHLAGHPNVISIKGAYEDIVAVHLVMECCAGGELFDRIIQRGHYTERKAAELTRTIVGVVEACHSLGVMHRDLKPENFLFVSKHEDSLLKTIDFGLSMFFKPDDIFTDVVGSPYYVAPEVLRKRYGPEADVWSAGVIVYILLSGVPPFWAETEQGIFEQVLHGDLDFSSDPWPSISESAKDLVRKMLVRDPKKRLTAHQVLCHPWVQVDGVAPDKPLDSAVLSRMKQFSAMNKFKKMALRVIAESLSEEEIAGLKEMFNMIDADKSGQITFEELKAGLKRVGANLNESEILDLMQAADVDNSGTIDYKEFIAATLHLNKIEREDHLFAAFTYFDKDGSGYITPDELQQACEEFGVEDVRIEELMRDVDQDNDGRIDYNEFVAMMQKGSITGGPVKMGLEKSFSIALKL from the exons ATGGGTAATACTTGTGTTGGACCAAGCAGAAATGGCTTCTTGCAATCTGTTTCAGCTGCAATGTGGCGGCCAAGAGATGGAGATGATTCGGCTTCCGTGAGCAATGGAGATATTTCAAGTAGACCTGTTTCAGGAGAGCTTCGATCGTCATTATCTGATGATGTCCAGAATAAACCTCCTGAACAAGTCACAATGCCCAAGCCAGGGGCTAACATCGAGACCATGGACAGAGAGATTCGACTTGAAGTCAAGCCTGAAGTGCAAGAGGAGACAAAACCAGAGACCAAGCCGGAGACCAAGCCGGAGGCAAAACCTGATCCAACAGCTAAACCTAAGAAGCCTAAACACATGAAAAGAGTGTCAAGTGCAGGGCTTAGAACTGAGTCAGTGTTGCAGAGGAAAACTGAAAACTTTAAGGAATTCTATTCCTTGGGAAGGAAACTTGGACAAGGGCAGTTTGGGACGACTTTCTTATGTGTGGAGAAGACTACAGGGAAGGAGTTTGCGTGCAAGTCAATTGCTAAGAGGAAGCTGTTGACTGATGAAGACGTTGAGGATGTGAGAAGGGAAATTCAGATCATGCATCACTTGGCTGGTCACCCAAATGTCATATCCATTAAAGGAGCTTATGAGGATATTGTGGCGGTGCACCTTGTGATGGAGTGTTGTGCAGGTGGCGAGCTTTTTGACAGGATCATTCAACGCGGTCACTACACAGAGAGGAAAGCGGCTGAGCTTACTAGAACCATTGTTGGTGTTGTAGAGGCTTGCCATTCACTTGGTGTTATGCATCGAGACCTCAAGCCcgagaattttctttttgtcagtAAACATGAAGATTCCCTCTTGAAGACGATTGATTTTGGACTCTCAATGTTCTTTAAGCCAG ACGACATTTTTACCGATGTTGTTGGTAGCCCATATTATGTTGCTCCGGAAGTTCTTCGAAAGCGTTATGGTCCTGAAGCTGATGTCTGGAGTGCTGGAGTGATTGTGTACATTTTATTAAGTGGAGTTCCTCCATTTTGGGCTG AAACCGAACAAGGTATCTTCGAACAGGTCCTCCACGGTGATCTTGACTTTTCGTCAGATCCCTGGCCGAGCATATCTGAAAGTGCAAAAGACTTAGTGAGGAAAATGCTTGTCAGAGATCCCAAGAAAAGGTTAACTGCCCACCAAGTATTAT GTCATCCATGGGTACAAGTCGATGGTGTGGCTCCAGACAAACCTCTGGATTCTGCTGTTCTGAGCCGTATGAAGCAATTTTCTGCGATGAACAAGTTCAAGAAAATGGCTCTTAGA GTCATTGCTGAGAGCTTATCTGAAGAAGAAATAGCTGGCTTGAAAGAAATGTTTAATATGATAGATGCGGACAAGAGTGGTCAGATAACTTTTGAAGAACTGAAAGCAGGACTTAAACGAGTAGGGGCAAACCTCAACGAGTCTGAAATTCTCGACTTGATGCAAGCT GCTGATGTGGACAACAGTGGAACAATAGACTACAAAGAGTTCATAGCTGCAACATTGcatttaaacaaaatagagagagaggatcATTTGTTTGCAGCCTTTACATACTTTGACAAAGATGGGAGTGGCTATATCACCCCAGATGAGCTTCAACAAGCTTGTGAGGAGTTTGGTGTTGAGGATGTCCGCATAGAAGAACTGATGCGCGACGTTGATCAAGACAAT gacGGGCGAATAGACTACAACGAGTTTGTGGCGATGATGCAGAAAGGAAGCATTACAGGAGGTCCTGTGAAGATGGGTCTAGAGAAAAGCTTTAGCATTGCTCTTAAACTCTAG